A genomic window from Fibrobacterota bacterium includes:
- the dnaA gene encoding chromosomal replication initiator protein DnaA, with amino-acid sequence MSRAAFAAWFAPLRMGEWGEDGLLQIHAPTLIAKEFVHTHHKSTIESALKEELGAEVQVRIVLEPDASTEPILRTPAPRKAPDTLLRLVSPRQQIQAESVRREAARLAPRMTFDSFVEGDCNRLALAVANQVAENPGGGRANPLLLVGGTGLGKTHLMTAIGHFVLGHDVARKVVYRTSEEFAREYLEVARKGDLKAFHNIYRDASVLLLDDIQFFGGEVDKPRFREQMVYVMSVLQAQRKQIILTCDRPPSEVQHFDRQILRQIESGFVADLNAPDQETRLAILRRKALEGGWNVTPDVLGLIAEQFTGNVRQLEGALLKLCAFSDMCGGKVDRSTAEAVFRDAVRNRKNSASPGAIAQSVADVFQIDLALMRSRTRKRPVVHARQLAMLLIHELTDNTLHSIGVLFGRDYSTVTHSLEAARESLATDRELAETFQTLRTRFRG; translated from the coding sequence GTGAGTCGTGCCGCATTCGCCGCTTGGTTCGCTCCTCTGCGGATGGGCGAATGGGGTGAAGACGGCCTTCTGCAGATCCACGCCCCCACGCTGATCGCCAAGGAATTCGTCCATACCCACCACAAGAGCACCATCGAAAGTGCCTTGAAAGAGGAATTGGGCGCGGAAGTCCAGGTACGCATCGTCCTGGAGCCCGATGCCTCGACAGAACCGATCCTGCGCACCCCTGCGCCTCGCAAGGCGCCGGACACCCTGTTGCGTCTGGTCAGCCCTCGCCAGCAGATCCAAGCGGAGTCCGTTCGCCGAGAAGCGGCTCGTCTGGCTCCCCGGATGACCTTCGACAGCTTCGTGGAGGGCGACTGCAACCGACTTGCCCTGGCGGTGGCCAACCAAGTGGCGGAGAACCCCGGTGGAGGACGCGCCAACCCATTGCTTCTGGTGGGCGGCACCGGGCTGGGCAAGACCCACCTGATGACCGCGATCGGCCACTTCGTTCTGGGACACGACGTGGCCCGCAAAGTGGTCTACCGCACCTCCGAGGAATTCGCTCGCGAATATCTGGAAGTCGCCCGCAAAGGCGACCTGAAAGCCTTCCACAACATCTACCGCGACGCCAGCGTCCTGTTGTTGGACGACATCCAATTCTTCGGCGGCGAGGTGGACAAGCCGCGCTTTCGCGAACAGATGGTGTACGTGATGAGCGTGCTGCAAGCCCAACGCAAGCAGATCATCCTCACCTGCGATCGTCCTCCTTCGGAAGTCCAGCACTTCGATCGACAAATTCTGCGCCAGATCGAGTCCGGGTTCGTGGCGGATCTCAATGCTCCGGACCAGGAAACCCGCTTGGCCATCCTTCGCCGCAAGGCTCTGGAAGGTGGCTGGAACGTCACTCCGGATGTGCTGGGACTGATCGCCGAACAGTTCACTGGCAATGTGCGCCAGCTGGAAGGTGCCCTCCTCAAACTTTGTGCGTTCAGCGACATGTGCGGCGGCAAGGTGGATCGCTCCACGGCGGAGGCGGTGTTTCGCGACGCCGTGCGCAACCGCAAGAACAGTGCTTCTCCTGGTGCCATCGCCCAATCCGTGGCCGATGTGTTCCAGATCGACTTGGCCCTGATGCGCTCGCGCACCCGCAAGCGCCCCGTGGTCCATGCCCGCCAGTTGGCGATGCTTCTGATCCACGAGCTGACCGACAACACTTTGCATTCGATCGGCGTGTTGTTCGGGCGCGATTACAGCACCGTGACGCACTCCCTGGAGGCCGCTCGCGAATCGCTTGCGACCGATCGCGAGCTCGCCGAAACCTTCCAGACGCTCCGCACCCGCTTCCGCGGCTGA
- a CDS encoding ankyrin repeat domain-containing protein has translation MKSRVLRGAVLAGLAFIFSACEAKKDVAAKGMTNDMASAIFNDDAATVKALLDKGESVNAKQNGLTGLHIAARDGKPKVVTTLLARGADVNLPDTNGYTPLMQAAYNCRDSIIVNLISQGAKVDTADKLGVTALHLASDKGCLSGIKLLVERGANIQARTNSGITAVSFAMNRLWQAPVVVRNDTDVVRFLQGKFGPGADTIKPTAEAYKQQEAAKIEAKATKKK, from the coding sequence ATGAAATCTCGCGTACTGCGTGGAGCTGTCCTGGCCGGTCTGGCCTTCATCTTCTCGGCTTGCGAAGCCAAGAAGGATGTTGCTGCAAAAGGTATGACCAACGACATGGCCTCGGCGATCTTCAATGATGACGCCGCCACCGTCAAGGCGCTCCTGGACAAAGGCGAATCGGTCAACGCCAAGCAGAACGGGCTCACCGGCCTGCACATCGCCGCCAGAGATGGCAAGCCAAAGGTGGTCACGACCTTGTTGGCCCGCGGCGCGGATGTCAATCTTCCTGACACCAACGGATACACTCCGCTGATGCAGGCCGCTTACAACTGCAGGGATTCGATCATCGTGAACTTGATCAGCCAAGGCGCCAAGGTGGATACCGCAGACAAGCTGGGCGTGACCGCCCTGCATCTGGCCTCGGACAAGGGCTGTTTATCCGGAATCAAGCTCCTGGTCGAGCGCGGCGCCAACATCCAGGCTCGCACCAACAGTGGCATCACCGCAGTGTCCTTCGCCATGAATCGCTTGTGGCAGGCGCCTGTGGTGGTGCGCAACGATACCGATGTGGTCAGGTTCCTCCAGGGCAAGTTCGGCCCCGGAGCGGACACCATCAAGCCCACTGCCGAAGCCTACAAACAGCAGGAAGCAGCCAAGATCGAAGCCAAGGCCACCAAGAAGAAATAG
- the pyrC gene encoding dihydroorotase: MVRSRPLLPDGVPTVNAEWILPRPDDFHVHLRQGEDLPAYAMEASRRFGRVLVMPNLVPPVSEAAGLGDYRDRIRLSAPGLEPLMAFKLLPSVSPEDLLALARAGAVAGKVYPEGVTTNSENGISDLRELEPLMPSLAKTNLVVCCHGEKPGVFSLEREEAFLEEFTEMACRHPNVRFVLEHVSTAAAVRAVAGLGANVAATITLHHLEITLDDVVGGMLKPHLFCKPLAKRPEDRAALREAAFSGNPKFFFGSDSAPHRKDRKECAAGCAGVYSMPCALEALAELFEDAGHRDRLADFVAGFGADFYRLPRSTRTVKLVREDWKVPEIVDGVVPYKAGSTLRWRIG, from the coding sequence ATGGTTCGATCCAGGCCTCTACTTCCAGATGGGGTACCGACTGTGAACGCCGAGTGGATCCTGCCGCGTCCCGACGACTTCCACGTCCATCTGCGCCAAGGCGAAGACCTCCCCGCCTACGCGATGGAGGCCTCGCGCCGGTTCGGCCGCGTGCTGGTGATGCCCAACTTGGTGCCGCCCGTGTCCGAGGCGGCGGGACTCGGCGACTACCGCGACAGAATCCGTCTATCCGCTCCCGGGCTCGAGCCGCTCATGGCCTTCAAACTGCTTCCCAGCGTGTCTCCGGAAGATCTGCTGGCCTTGGCGCGCGCGGGCGCGGTGGCGGGCAAGGTCTACCCGGAGGGCGTGACCACCAACTCCGAAAACGGCATTTCCGATCTCCGCGAGCTGGAGCCGCTGATGCCTTCGCTGGCCAAGACGAATCTTGTCGTGTGCTGCCACGGCGAGAAACCGGGGGTGTTCAGCCTGGAACGGGAAGAGGCGTTCCTGGAGGAGTTCACCGAGATGGCCTGCCGCCACCCCAATGTGCGTTTCGTGCTGGAGCATGTGTCCACCGCCGCCGCCGTGCGCGCCGTGGCGGGATTGGGAGCCAACGTGGCCGCCACCATCACGCTGCACCACCTGGAGATCACCCTCGACGACGTGGTGGGCGGCATGCTCAAGCCGCATCTGTTCTGCAAGCCGTTGGCCAAACGCCCTGAAGACCGCGCGGCGCTTCGCGAGGCGGCCTTCTCCGGGAATCCCAAGTTCTTCTTCGGCTCCGACAGCGCCCCCCACCGCAAGGACCGCAAGGAATGCGCGGCCGGTTGCGCCGGCGTCTACTCCATGCCCTGCGCGTTGGAGGCCCTCGCCGAGTTGTTCGAGGACGCGGGACACCGCGATCGCCTCGCCGATTTCGTCGCCGGTTTCGGCGCAGATTTCTATCGGTTGCCCCGCTCGACACGAACCGTCAAACTTGTCCGCGAAGACTGGAAGGTGCCGGAAATCGTCGACGGCGTGGTTCCCTACAAGGCCGGCAGCACCTTGAGGTGGAGGATCGGTTGA
- the glgA gene encoding glycogen synthase produces MRVLLLTNEFPPHVYGGAGVHIQHLSRELSRLCEVDVFSFGEQNDSRENYHVEGIPLPHPVASTEPSYAGAFNALLRNIQMAGKARGPQVVHCHTWYTHFGGVLVRQTRGIPLVLTTHSLEPSRPWKAEQLGEGGYRLSCWIERTAYREADGVVAVSREMARDVQSLYGVGPSRVRVIHNGVNPDDFPSEPTSGVLERYGIDPNRPYVLFVARITRQKGIRHFLAAAEQLDPGVQVVLCAAAPDTAEQEREVEAAVGRLQATRGNVVWVRQAVPGQDLPSIYAGAAVFCCPSIYEPFGITNLEAMSACTPVVATRTGGIPEIIVEGETGYLVPIEPISVTDPEAREPEVFAAALAEAMNRILRDPALGRRMGAASRKRVLEKFSWASIAMQTLDFYKDLASRGVDLV; encoded by the coding sequence ATGCGCGTACTCCTTCTGACCAACGAGTTTCCTCCCCATGTCTATGGCGGTGCCGGAGTCCACATCCAGCATCTATCGCGTGAACTTTCCCGTTTGTGCGAGGTCGACGTGTTCTCCTTCGGAGAGCAAAACGATTCCCGCGAGAACTACCACGTCGAGGGAATTCCGCTGCCGCATCCGGTGGCGAGCACGGAACCCTCGTATGCCGGGGCGTTCAACGCCCTGTTGCGCAACATCCAGATGGCCGGAAAGGCACGTGGGCCCCAGGTGGTCCATTGCCACACCTGGTACACGCATTTCGGCGGCGTGCTGGTGCGCCAGACACGCGGCATCCCGTTGGTTCTCACCACCCATTCGCTGGAGCCCTCGCGCCCCTGGAAAGCCGAGCAATTGGGCGAGGGGGGATACCGTTTGTCCTGCTGGATCGAGCGGACCGCCTATCGCGAAGCCGACGGCGTGGTGGCGGTCTCCCGCGAAATGGCCCGTGATGTGCAATCGCTCTACGGAGTGGGTCCTTCCCGCGTGCGCGTGATCCACAACGGCGTCAATCCCGACGACTTCCCTTCCGAGCCCACTTCCGGTGTGCTGGAGCGTTACGGCATCGACCCCAATCGTCCGTATGTGCTGTTCGTGGCACGTATCACCCGCCAAAAAGGCATCCGGCACTTTCTTGCCGCGGCCGAGCAGTTGGATCCGGGTGTGCAGGTGGTGCTTTGCGCCGCCGCACCGGACACCGCCGAACAGGAACGCGAAGTGGAAGCCGCGGTGGGTCGTCTGCAGGCCACGCGCGGGAATGTGGTGTGGGTGCGCCAAGCCGTCCCTGGGCAGGATCTACCCTCCATCTACGCGGGTGCGGCCGTGTTCTGCTGCCCCAGCATCTACGAGCCGTTCGGGATCACCAACCTGGAGGCCATGAGCGCCTGCACTCCCGTGGTGGCCACGCGCACCGGAGGCATTCCGGAAATCATCGTCGAAGGCGAAACCGGGTACCTGGTTCCGATCGAGCCGATTTCCGTCACCGACCCGGAAGCCCGCGAGCCGGAGGTCTTTGCCGCCGCCTTGGCCGAGGCCATGAACCGCATCCTGCGCGATCCCGCCTTGGGGCGGCGCATGGGCGCAGCCTCGCGAAAGCGCGTGCTGGAGAAGTTTTCCTGGGCCTCCATCGCCATGCAGACCCTGGATTTCTACAAGGACTTGGCTTCGCGCGGGGTAGACCTGGTCTAG
- the flgB gene encoding flagellar basal body rod protein FlgB, with amino-acid sequence MIFENAISRHTSAPALLRSLDASMLRQKSIANNIANINTPGYKRIEVQFESELRKALDPNRLQGARTDNGHMDIGKPNLHSLHPEAYRPTDPTLPGQINNVDIDMEMAKLAENQILYNSGVKFLNDRIQTIRSAIMGRA; translated from the coding sequence GTGATCTTCGAAAACGCCATCTCCAGACACACCTCGGCACCGGCCCTGCTTCGCAGCCTGGATGCCTCCATGCTCCGGCAGAAGTCGATCGCCAACAACATCGCCAACATCAACACGCCCGGATACAAGCGCATCGAAGTCCAATTCGAAAGCGAACTGAGAAAGGCTCTGGACCCCAATCGCCTCCAAGGGGCCCGCACCGACAACGGCCACATGGATATCGGAAAACCCAACCTCCATTCCCTGCATCCGGAAGCCTACCGCCCCACCGACCCCACGCTGCCAGGCCAGATCAACAACGTCGACATCGACATGGAGATGGCCAAGCTCGCGGAAAACCAGATCCTGTACAACTCCGGCGTCAAATTCCTGAACGACCGGATCCAGACCATTCGCTCGGCCATCATGGGCCGGGCCTGA
- the flgC gene encoding flagellar basal body rod protein FlgC, with protein MVQLFTGLNISASGLRAMRLKQNLIASNIANAETTRTPDGGPYKRQMAILQADSREIQPRLVIADPSMVGRTTNGRHLAIPSDLFQVQKDGVGSGVQVQRIAEDQTPPRLVFDPSHPDANPEGYVAYPNVNVVQEMVDLISTTRAYEANTTAMGSAKAMLAKALELV; from the coding sequence ATGGTCCAACTTTTCACAGGACTGAACATCTCGGCCTCCGGGCTTCGCGCCATGCGCCTGAAGCAGAATCTGATCGCGTCCAACATCGCCAACGCGGAAACCACCAGAACGCCCGACGGCGGCCCCTACAAGCGGCAAATGGCGATCCTGCAGGCCGATTCGCGAGAAATCCAGCCTCGATTGGTCATCGCCGACCCTTCCATGGTGGGACGCACCACCAACGGCCGGCATCTGGCCATCCCTTCCGACCTGTTCCAGGTCCAGAAGGACGGCGTGGGATCGGGAGTCCAGGTCCAGCGCATCGCCGAAGACCAAACCCCACCCCGGCTGGTGTTCGATCCGTCACATCCTGACGCCAACCCCGAGGGCTACGTGGCCTATCCCAACGTAAACGTGGTGCAGGAGATGGTGGATCTGATCTCCACCACCCGCGCCTACGAAGCCAACACCACCGCCATGGGCTCGGCCAAGGCCATGCTCGCCAAAGCACTGGAACTTGTCTAA
- the fliE gene encoding flagellar hook-basal body complex protein FliE, whose protein sequence is MDPIQRLSPGIAPTGAPAPVPNDIRVGDPRTRSFEDTLKGFLGDVNSMQNEADASIEKFVAGEVKDVHQVMAAVSEAKTSFNLMLEIRNKTLEAYQELMRMQV, encoded by the coding sequence ATGGACCCCATCCAACGACTCAGTCCCGGCATCGCCCCCACCGGGGCCCCGGCACCGGTCCCCAACGACATCCGCGTGGGCGACCCGCGGACCCGGTCCTTCGAGGATACCCTCAAGGGATTCCTGGGCGATGTCAACTCGATGCAAAACGAGGCCGACGCCTCGATCGAGAAGTTCGTGGCAGGCGAGGTCAAGGACGTCCACCAGGTGATGGCCGCCGTCTCGGAGGCGAAAACCTCCTTCAACCTGATGCTCGAGATCCGCAACAAGACCCTCGAAGCCTATCAGGAACTCATGCGCATGCAGGTCTGA
- the fliF gene encoding flagellar M-ring protein FliF: MLDFLRQFLARLSQAWSRFSNGQKALLGGSAALALAGLVALSIWPALSESRSDSDNTSGWGVLYRGLEAPEASQIVEGLKTAKVEYKLENDGKDILVPRAKLDEQRLAFAAQGLPRSGSVGWEIFDKTQLGMTDFVQNINFRRALEGEIARTIMGLAPVENARVLISIPKPSLFTEKEKPPTASVVLKMRAGQELDRKSVKGIGQLIASSVEGLKPQNVTILDAEGRVLSKGGGEGPSALTEANNELRSQVEAYLQNKVSEILDGVVGSGNHRVQVSADLDFESVEKTAESFNPASKVVRSEQTEEETKENSPADGNSTRESRTANYEVDRTVVKSVSAPGSVRKRVTVSVAVDGRWENAPDSGKDSGKEGRPVWQARSPDEVAQLQELVRNAVGAQTGSDNVFVTCVKFENPVVALALEEMSKKTAPWMEWARWAVLALSLVAGLLLLRSLVKVMQEAMNPPQPAYAELVAQELAEENPEEEEIMAEAVRVNDLLSRLENMTKAEPSNFSKLVRNWLQEGAARDDRAPKKGR, encoded by the coding sequence ATGCTCGACTTCCTACGCCAGTTCCTGGCACGCTTGTCCCAAGCCTGGTCCCGGTTTTCCAACGGGCAGAAGGCGCTGCTCGGCGGCTCGGCGGCCCTGGCCCTGGCAGGCTTGGTGGCGCTGTCCATCTGGCCCGCCCTCTCCGAAAGCCGGTCCGATTCCGACAACACTTCCGGCTGGGGGGTGCTGTACCGTGGGCTCGAGGCCCCCGAGGCCTCGCAGATCGTGGAAGGCCTGAAGACGGCCAAGGTGGAATACAAGCTGGAAAACGACGGCAAGGACATCCTGGTGCCGCGCGCGAAGCTGGATGAACAGAGGCTAGCCTTCGCCGCCCAGGGGCTGCCCCGGTCGGGATCCGTGGGCTGGGAGATCTTCGACAAGACCCAGCTTGGCATGACGGATTTTGTCCAAAACATCAATTTCCGTCGCGCGCTGGAAGGCGAGATCGCCCGCACGATCATGGGGTTGGCTCCGGTGGAGAACGCCCGCGTGCTGATTTCCATCCCCAAACCCAGCCTCTTCACGGAAAAGGAGAAGCCGCCCACCGCCTCCGTGGTGCTGAAGATGCGAGCCGGACAGGAATTGGATCGCAAATCCGTCAAAGGCATCGGGCAGCTCATCGCCAGCTCCGTGGAAGGCCTCAAGCCGCAGAACGTGACCATCCTGGACGCCGAGGGCCGGGTGCTCAGCAAGGGCGGCGGCGAAGGGCCATCGGCCCTGACCGAGGCCAACAACGAATTGCGCTCCCAAGTGGAGGCCTATCTGCAGAACAAGGTCTCGGAGATCCTCGACGGCGTGGTGGGATCGGGCAACCATCGCGTGCAGGTTTCGGCGGATCTGGATTTCGAGAGCGTGGAAAAGACGGCGGAATCGTTCAATCCGGCCTCCAAGGTGGTCCGCTCCGAACAGACCGAAGAAGAGACCAAGGAAAACTCCCCCGCCGACGGAAATTCCACCCGCGAAAGCCGCACGGCCAACTACGAAGTGGACCGCACCGTGGTGAAGTCGGTGAGCGCGCCGGGCAGCGTGCGCAAGCGCGTGACCGTGAGCGTGGCGGTGGATGGCCGCTGGGAGAACGCCCCCGACAGCGGCAAGGACTCGGGCAAGGAAGGTCGACCGGTGTGGCAGGCGCGATCGCCCGACGAAGTCGCCCAGCTCCAGGAGCTGGTGCGCAACGCCGTGGGAGCCCAGACAGGATCCGACAACGTGTTCGTCACCTGCGTCAAGTTCGAAAATCCGGTGGTGGCCTTGGCGCTGGAGGAAATGTCCAAGAAGACCGCGCCGTGGATGGAGTGGGCGCGCTGGGCCGTGCTGGCGCTTTCCCTGGTGGCCGGGCTCCTGCTTCTGCGCAGCCTCGTGAAGGTGATGCAGGAGGCGATGAATCCGCCCCAACCCGCCTACGCGGAACTTGTGGCCCAGGAATTGGCGGAAGAGAATCCGGAAGAAGAGGAGATCATGGCGGAAGCCGTGCGCGTCAACGACCTTCTCTCCCGGCTCGAGAACATGACCAAGGCGGAGCCGTCGAACTTCTCCAAGCTCGTTCGCAACTGG